A window of Salmo trutta chromosome 5, fSalTru1.1, whole genome shotgun sequence contains these coding sequences:
- the LOC115194352 gene encoding claudin-7-A-like: MANSGIQLLGFALSLVGVIALIVGTILPQWKMSAYIGDNIITAVAMYQGLWMSCAFQSTGQLQCKIYDSILQLDGALQATRALMIVGIIVSIAGLGVATMGMKCTTCGGNNKVRKSRTAMTGGIILLVGALCALVSCSWFAHNLIRAFYNPYTPVNTKFEFGAAIFIAWGGSFLDLLGGAMLASSCPRSKKPVPKYPVMSGVSARSPSSSTKEYV, translated from the exons ATGGCAAACTCGGGAATTCAACTTTTAGGATTCGCCCTGTCACTCGTCGGTGTCATTGCACTTATCGTGGGGACCATTCTTCCACAGTGGAAGATGTCTGCGTACATAGGAGACAACATCATAACGGCGGTTGCCATGTACCAAGGACTATGGATGTCATGCGCTTTTCAGAGCACAGGGCAGCTCCAATGTAAAATCTACGACTCGATCCTACAGCTAGACG GCGCTCTCCAGGCCACCCGTGCCCTGATGATTGTTGGCATCATCGTATCCATCGCTGGGCTGGGCGTGGCCACCATGGGCATGAAGTGTACCACCTGCGGAGGAAACAACAAAGTGCGGAAGTCTCGCACCGCCATGACTGGAGGCATCATCCTACtggttggag CTCTGTGTGCATTAGTGTCCTGCTCATGGTTCGCTCACAATCTCATCCGGGCCTTCTATAACCCATATACTCCTGTCAACACCAA GTTTGAGTTTGGGGCAGCCATCTTCATCGCCTGGGGGGGTTCTTTCCTGGACCTGCTGGGGGGAGCCATGCTGGCATCTTCCTGCCCCAGGAGTAAAAAGCCGGTGCCCAAATACCCTGTCATGAGTGGCGTGAGTGCTCGCTCACCATCCAGCAGCACCAAGGAGTACGTGTGA